The Magnolia sinica isolate HGM2019 chromosome 10, MsV1, whole genome shotgun sequence genome includes a window with the following:
- the LOC131257412 gene encoding uncharacterized protein LOC131257412: MHKELIPTYEVHETAKGIWEALTDAYAQKSDARVRAMELEFQEYRMPIGCPIKDHIRKMEQMIGALRNVGCKLTENQKIIAMHRSLPESWAQIKRILNHTDSITTFRDFCGHLVREVDMNAIQPGSAKAFVAETHKRKANNKRFKARKKVKKNNQEQKTTTPAPNLKKGNGKKKQKKTNVICFVCENSGHYARQCAHKKTAQQST, translated from the coding sequence atgcacaaagaactcatacctacgtatgaagtgcatgaaaccgctaagggaatctgggaagcactgacagatgcctatgcgcagaagtcagatgcgagagttagggcaatggaattggaattccaggagtacaggatgcctatcggctgtcccatcaaagatcatattcgtaagatggagcaaatgataggtgcccttaggaatgttgggtgcaaattgactgaaaatcagaagattatagccatgcaccgttccttgcctgaatcttgggcccaaatcaaaagaattctgaaccatactgattcaatcactacgttcagagacttttgtggccacttggtacgcGAGGTTGatatgaatgcaattcagccaggttcggccaaggcctttgtagcagagacccataagcgaaaagctaataataaacggttcaaagctcgcaagaaggtgaagaagaataatcaagaacagaagaccacaacacctgctccaaatctcaagaaggggaatggaaagaagaagcagaaaaagacaaatgtaatctgctttgtctgtgaaaattctggccattatgctcggcagtgtgcccacaaaaagacg